The Flavivirga eckloniae genomic interval TATCATCTCCCTGAATTCCAGAGGAATAATAAAAACTATTTTCTCTAGGCGCCTGTAAATAGTGTGACTTCTTTAAAGACTCTATAAATCGTTTGGGTTTGGACCAGTCATTCCCAATTTTTCTAGAATAAATGCCTTTTGGAGACAAGGTATCGTCGTATTGAAAATACATGGTTTTCTCATCCCTTGAAAGTGCTGGCGCCCCAGAGCTATCTGCAAAAACCACTTGAGGTTTGCTCCATTTGCCTTTATTAAATTCAAGTTTCATAATGTCTGCTTTAGAAATTGAATTATATCCGTTTCTAACTCCATAGTATAGGGTTTTCCCATCCTTGGAAATTGCTATACGCTCTGTTGCCATAAATCCTTTTTCCATCTCGAAATTGACTAAAACAGGTTTTCCATTTGGTATAGAATCCACTAATAAATGTAAATACTTTGAATCTTGTCCAAATCCCTTTTGCCCCCAAATGACTAGGATTAAAACTAATAGAATATATCTTATACGTTCCACGATCTTATCTATAATTAGGTGGCGTTATATCTTTTAAACGCAAATATGTTATCATTTGTCCTCGATGGTGTGCATTATGGTTTAACACATCTATAAGCTGATTTGTTAGTTTGGGAGTTTCTTTAGCATTATTAATAAATGTTATTAATCTATCAAACTCATCGTTGGCATATGTTACTAACTCAGCTTTACTAAAACAATCTTCGTCTCCGGGGTTCCATTTAACAGGAGTCCCTTTCATTAATTCTATATTCCAATCGATAGAGTATACGGTATGAGATGCCAATGCCGAGTAAGACCGAACCTTTTCAGTTGGCTTATAATCAAAATCACTTTCCGGCATAGCTTCAATTACCTCGATTGTAAATGATTTTGTTTTTTCCAAACGCTCTTTTAAATAGTGATAATCCGATTGCTGTTTATCCATATTTGCAAACGCCATTAAAAGAAATACGCTTACAAAACCTATAACTGATATGATTTTAAGTTTCATAGTATTCATTGATTTTATTCGATCAATATTACGACTA includes:
- a CDS encoding DinB family protein; protein product: MKLKIISVIGFVSVFLLMAFANMDKQQSDYHYLKERLEKTKSFTIEVIEAMPESDFDYKPTEKVRSYSALASHTVYSIDWNIELMKGTPVKWNPGDEDCFSKAELVTYANDEFDRLITFINNAKETPKLTNQLIDVLNHNAHHRGQMITYLRLKDITPPNYR